The following are from one region of the Dreissena polymorpha isolate Duluth1 chromosome 2, UMN_Dpol_1.0, whole genome shotgun sequence genome:
- the LOC127869963 gene encoding deleted in malignant brain tumors 1 protein-like has product MPLEMMASFEFSILLCALWAFSLSADAEVTSIRLVGGKTPFSGRLEVEHNGTWGTVCDDEFTVNSAKVVCRMLGFTDTQYAEVVKPNVYGPGSGLIMLDSLNCHGNESDISQCSHESWGVSDCEHSEDIGVNCHTKLRLASGSTTHDGQVEVNIFGSWEPICADNFTISEARVVCGMIGFSFNGAELKTSNIARYNFLPSAYTCEGYEIDVSMCQEINITCSQPYAAFVNCRTPIRLVNGTSAKSGRVEVEYRGQWGTICDDGFDDLEAKVICRMLGFSDKEAKAYGGAYFGAGTGSVTIDELRCLGTEEDISDCKSSEWLSPNNCGHNEDASVECKSEVRLVNGPTKFSGRLEILTGSGWETVCSDLVDNKTAMVVCKMLGFEGGNISIYDDGRFGSGVMKTHGYDCNGNETDIVHCNPNEFIPSCSNGTSAGFNCYSITPIRLIQGTAMFNGRIEIYQRENSANGDWKEICYNHLTTKDAIVMCRMFGHPTIYPTIHHAFNHYDSSGRFPTISGFGCSGNETDITDCTPDTHWTATSCYYNDRAAINCGINSTVRVVDGPSIKAGRVEVLYNGTWLGICNRIRYSSGNYYDITSMDINLLCRHMGFN; this is encoded by the exons ATGCCATTGGAAATGATGGCAAGCTTTGAGTTTTCGATTTTACTGTGCGCACTTTGGGCGTTTTCTTTGTCAGCAG ATGCGGAGGTTACAAGTATCCGCCTTGTTGGTGGCAAGACGCCGTTCTCTGGTCGCTTGGAGGTGGAGCACAACGGAACTTGGGGAACAGTCTGTGATGACGAATTCACAGTCAACAGCGCAAAAGTCGTCTGCAGGATGCTCGGATTTACGGACACCCA GTATGCTGAAGTTGTCAAACCAAATGTTTACGGTCCGGGATCAGGATTGATCATGCTGGATAGTTTAAATTGCCATGGAAATGAATCAGACATATCTCAGTGTAGCCATGAATCTTGGGGTGTCTCTGACTGCGAACACTCCGAAGACATCGGGGTGAATTGTC ACACGAAATTGCGATTGGCATCTGGTTCTACCACACACGACGGTCAGGTGGAGGTGAACATTTTTGGAAGCTGGGAACCAATATGTGCCGACAATTTCACCATATCAGAAGCCAGGGTCGTCTGTGGCATGATCGGATTCAGCTTTAA cgGCGCAGAGTTAAAAACATCCAACATAGCAAGATACAACTTTTTACCGTCCGCATACACATGTGAAGGATATGAAATAGATGTATCGATGTGTCAGGAGATAAATATTACCTGCTCACAGCCATATGCCGCTTTTGTTAATTGCC gtaCTCCAATTCGGCTAGTGAACGGAACCAGTGCCAAATCAGGACGTGTCGAGGTGGAGTACCGGGGTCAGTGGGGGACGATATGCGATGACGGCTTCGATGACCTTGAAGCAAAAGTCATCTGCAGGATGTTGGGTTTCAGTGATAA AGAAGCAAAAGCTTATGGGGGTGCATATTTCGGAGCCGGAACTGGGTCCGTTACAATCGACGAGCTTCGTTGCCTTGGTACCGAAGAAGACATTTCTGATTGTAAATCAAGCGAATGGCTGTCACCAAACAACTGCGGCCATAACGAAGATGCATCGGTGGAATGCA AATCTGAAGTTCGTTTAGTAAATGGCCCAACAAAGTTTTCGGGTCGGCTGGAAATTCTGACTGGATCTGGTTGGGAAACGGTATGTTCTGACCTGGTAGACAACAAGACTGCTATGGTGGTGTGCAAGATGCTAGGATTTGAAGGAGG aaatatttcCATTTACGATGATGGACGATTTGGAAGTGGCGTCATGAAAACGCATGGCTACGACTGCAATGGGAATGAAACAGATATTGTCCACTGCAACCCAAACGAGTTTATCCCGTCGTGTTCCAATGGGACTAGCGCTGGATTCAACTGTT ACTCTATAACACCGATCCGACTTATCCAAGGAACAGCCATGTTTAATGGAAGAATTGAAATTTACCAAAGAGAAAACTCTGCCAACGG CGATTGGAAAGAAATCTGCTATAATCATCTGACAACAAAGGACGCAATAGTGATGTGCAGAATGTTTGGGCATCCAACTAT ATACCCTACAATACATCATGCTTTCAACCATTACGATTCGAGCGGAAGATTTCCAACAATTAGTGGCTTCGGGTGCTCTGGAAACGAAACAGATATTACCGACTGCACGCCTGACACACACTGGACAGCAACTTCGTGTTATTACAACGACCGTGCGGCGATTAATTGCG GAATTAATTCTACTGTCAGAGTTGTGGATGGACCTTCAATAAAAGCTGGGCGAGTAGAGGTCTTGTACAACGGAACTTGGCTTGGTATCTGTAACCGTATACGATATAGTTCTGGCAATTACTACGATATAACATCGATGGACATTAATCTTCTCTGTAGGCATATGGGATTCAACTAA